The following is a genomic window from Coturnix japonica isolate 7356 chromosome 2 unlocalized genomic scaffold, Coturnix japonica 2.1 chr2random1376, whole genome shotgun sequence.
agggcgataaggtctcccctcagcctccttttccccagactaagaTGTGCCAGCCTCTTAAAGAACTACTACCtgtttactgcttttcttttcttctgtgtttttcttgtcattttttttgTAAGCTTCGAAAGTAGCTGGGTCAACGCTGTATAAACACTCCGTCCACTTGCCGTACAGCGCACAAagtttctttttgctgtcagaaaataagaaaaggctgTGTTCGCAATGGAGCTAAAAGAGATTCATTTCATTACAGACAAAAATAGTTGAATGAGAAACTTTTCTTGAGAGCCATTCTTCAAACCGGACTATTGGTGTTACACAACTCCTAACCCGCTCTCTTTCAAGTTCATGCCCTTGGCATGACTGCTAGAAACAAAGGGCAGCAATTGGTATCCTATTAGGAATGAATCTGTTACCTTTTGTCCTGAATGTAGCCTTCAACTTTATGCAACTCCTTCCCGAACAGGCCACAGGGCTTGAAACTCAGCACACATTTCTCACCAGTTCTACAGACAGAACAAGAGGGCACTAATTACTTGCGGATGACTTTCCTTGTTACAACTCACAGCAAGTGAAATCTCCCACATTCTTAACTTACTTGTGGTTAGTTATTTCCACGTTTCCATACTGCTCAATCCAAAGTTTGCCCACGATAATGTTATGCACACAGCAAGTAGGATTTGTCCATGTGTAGGCTTCGTTGTGTCTAAGGGagggaggcaaaaaaaaaagcccataagTGCATCTCTGTACTGAATGTCACTTCTGCAACAAGCTATCTTCTAGCACCCACATCAAGTCTTAAAATGGGCATGGCAACAAGCCAGGCAAAGTAGGAATTTCATTAACCTATTGCTACTGATTTTATCAATTCCTTAAAACAGCAACGTCAGTGCAGTCCCTGTGGATGCTGAATGATGTTAGGAAAGTGAAAAGGACTCAAATTTGCTAGTCTTGGACTGGATGTCCAGGCACCTGCAGAACACAGATGTAAGAACCATCTATTACCGCTATTACCACACAGATTATTAAGCCAAATGACGTCAATTGCTTTCATTACTTCATTCCCTCCACCCTACAAAGCAATCCGCCATCAGACATCAAGATGCGAGCATCAGACATTCCCATTCCTAAGCCACGAGCCTTCTAACGCCCACTAATCATCATAGATGTGGCCATGGTACCTATGCAATTATAATTCATCAACTTACTCAAGAAGCTCCAAAGTCATTGTGCCTTTTGGTTCTGCTTCTACACTCTTGCCCCAGAATTTGAGTTTAGGATAAATGGATCCATGAAACACAAAATCATTATTCAAACCTTCAGCATAGAAAGCACTGATTGGTGGATGATGGCTGACTTGCTCCGAAAGAAGTCTAAATCCAAGATCATCTCTGCAAAAGAAAGTTTCTAAAAATCAGTGTTCTGAAGATAcaaaatgaagatgagaaaGCATGCACCTAAAGTACAGTGAGGCTGCAGTCCTTTTCCCCAAGTGAAACAGATAGCAGGACTCAGGTATAGTTGCTGTACTCAATGTAAAACTTAGTTAAAGCTCTAAGGTAACACAAAATGATCAACTCATAGGCATAACAACCTCATTCTAAGTAACTGGGGACTATCGTGTAACAATGTcaatctgtttccttttcacagtAACTTCTTCCTTAAACATCTGCATAATCACAGGCCAAACAGTCGTTTGAGAGGAGAATTTACCCTaatgcagctgcagaacagtAGATTAGTATTGCTTATTTGCATCTCGGACACTCATATAATTACCATGACAACTCTAACATCTAATACATATCTTTTCATTAAGAAAGTTTCAGTGAAAAGTCACCGTTTGTATATAAAAAGGGAATCAAAACTTGCTTTTACTAGCCATTTTTATAACCTTTTCCTGAGACaaaaatttcagtgctttctcatTACAGAGGCTGAACACCAACATAATGCAAACACCTCTAGCAACTATGAGATCAGACAACATCTTGCAAGCCAAGGAGCAGCATGCAAGTCACCTCACTGATCTAACCAAACATTCATTCATACATCAAACACCACCTTCTGATCTTCAGTGCATCCTCCCCATTTGTTACCTGATCAATTCATAAGTCTCTCCAAGCAATGGGTTGAACGGCTTCCCCGTGCGTTCCCACTGCGAGGCTACAGCAGacacagcaaatgcagcaaCACACTGTTCAAAAGAATATGAGTACACAGTTAATCTCCTGGATTTTAGTCTTTATCAAACAATAACAGCAGTCACAGCGTCACAGAATGTTTCTTCTCAAGTAGTATAGGAAGGTTCTatttacaaaggaagaaaataaataagattctAAACAAAAGGCTCAAAAAAGTCAGCcttaggaaaagcaaaacacttccCTAGACAAGCAAAACTGGTGAACAAGTGAGAGAATTTGACACGCAGCTGATAACAGCAGTTCTTCTTATACTAAGACAAactatacaaaaagaaaataaaaagaagtgttCCAATTATTGCAGCCCAAGTACCTGCATTCGCTCAGTTGTGCTAGACAGAGAGCTGGCTTTGTGGATGAGGTATGTGTGCTCCATGTATTCTGTAAGTCGCTGAAGGAAGCTCAGTGGCTCGTTGAATATAACTGGCATTGTGATCTTGGACAATTCCTGATGCACAAATGAAACTCGT
Proteins encoded in this region:
- the LOC107306791 gene encoding oxysterol-binding protein-related protein 1, translating into MFSRNDFSIWSILRKCIGMELSKITMPVIFNEPLSFLQRLTEYMEHTYLIHKASSLSSTTERMQCVAAFAVSAVASQWERTGKPFNPLLGETYELIRDDLGFRLLSEQVSHHPPISAFYAEGLNNDFVFHGSIYPKLKFWGKSVEAEPKGTMTLELLEHNEAYTWTNPTCCVHNIIVGKLWIEQYGNVEITNHKTGEKCVLSFKPCGLFGKELHKVEGYIQDKSKKKLCALYGKWTECLYSVDPATFEAYKKNDKKNTEEKKSSKQVVVL